A genomic stretch from Candidatus Zixiibacteriota bacterium includes:
- a CDS encoding biopolymer transporter ExbD yields MIQRRYGHMADINVTNLVDVVLVLLIIFMITAPMLQSGIDVNLPKTKTAINEDLGEGVVLTIDKKGGIFIDDIWVRIPDFEKRLDAVLRQKNTSSVYVRADSAVVYAAVVDVIAKLKDMGIDYLGLVTSPINTDNIRK; encoded by the coding sequence ATGATTCAGCGCCGCTACGGACATATGGCCGATATTAACGTCACCAACCTGGTTGATGTTGTGTTGGTGCTTTTGATTATTTTTATGATTACCGCGCCGATGCTTCAGTCGGGCATCGATGTCAATCTACCCAAAACCAAAACGGCCATCAACGAAGATCTGGGCGAAGGCGTCGTCCTTACCATCGATAAAAAAGGCGGTATCTTTATTGATGATATTTGGGTCAGGATACCCGATTTTGAAAAACGCCTTGATGCCGTTCTCCGGCAGAAAAATACTTCATCGGTTTACGTCAGGGCAGACAGCGCCGTCGTTTACGCCGCCGTCGTTGACGTTATCGCGAAATTAAAGGATATGGGAATCGATTATCTGGGATTGGTCACCTCGCCGATCAATACTGATAATATACGGAAATAA
- a CDS encoding TonB family protein, with product MIVSFMNPFKVLMKPDFESVGVNIIEMPPLGSPELIQPDKMPEISIPEAMVEEEIAVPIATPETREEPVEIEKPPEEKVEEKSKTERDTGYKDQATTADKNQEGGADVSEQIGPGSAFGSAFVDNASFNYPTYFLRAFGKIQRAWSNPVRANKPLSCFIYFQVLRSGTIFDPVIKQSSGVEAYDRSCMRALQAANPLPPLPSEFQDDIIGITLEFPFLPR from the coding sequence ATGATAGTTAGCTTTATGAATCCATTTAAAGTCCTCATGAAGCCGGACTTTGAATCGGTGGGTGTTAATATTATAGAAATGCCGCCGCTGGGCAGTCCCGAACTTATTCAGCCCGATAAGATGCCGGAAATCTCGATTCCCGAAGCAATGGTCGAAGAGGAAATCGCCGTGCCGATAGCCACTCCCGAAACTCGCGAGGAGCCGGTTGAAATCGAAAAACCGCCCGAAGAAAAAGTCGAAGAGAAATCAAAAACGGAACGCGATACCGGCTACAAAGACCAGGCCACGACAGCGGATAAAAACCAGGAAGGCGGCGCCGATGTCAGTGAACAGATAGGCCCGGGGAGCGCTTTTGGATCGGCTTTTGTAGATAACGCCAGTTTTAACTATCCTACATATTTCCTTCGCGCTTTTGGAAAAATCCAGAGAGCGTGGTCGAATCCGGTTCGCGCAAATAAACCTCTATCATGCTTTATATATTTTCAGGTGCTTCGTTCGGGGACTATATTTGATCCGGTAATAAAACAATCTTCAGGAGTCGAAGCTTACGATCGTTCCTGTATGCGCGCTCTACAGGCAGCCAACCCGTTACCGCCATTACCTTCCGAATTTCAGGATGATATTATTGGCATAACATTAGAATTTCCTTTTTTGCCGAGATAA
- the tolB gene encoding Tol-Pal system beta propeller repeat protein TolB — protein MKNIQLGLTILLLLICASIIHAQIKEYEGRLDPKRGHEQISLAVEDFTGVENQRLTTADSVILVRMGEIIRNDLDFSPFYEVVELDSFYMRHMELEVITLLGWSHLGAEYVVKGKASFSGENINFSYRIYAAKSQMVFARGRFQSITSNYRRLSHTIANDIIYYLTGDRGIFDTRICFMSKRTGNKELFLCDYDGANIYQLTGNGSINLSPAFDPDGRRILFTSFMNDKPQLYEYNVIDGNVSQIAAYPGINSAARVSPDGKHIVAALSRDGNAELYLLRRDGRIKRRLTYTKSIESSPCWSPTGKEIAFSSDRTGSPQIYIMDIDGVNVRRLTYQGGYNDSPDWSPRGDIIVFLSRVNGKFNICTIDVTGDNFRVLTERGNNENPHWSPDGNHIVFSSTRTGTKEIYIMDRFGFEEKRLTAGGGNSNPYWSGYDR, from the coding sequence ATGAAAAATATACAATTAGGCCTCACCATTCTGCTTTTATTAATCTGCGCTTCCATTATTCATGCTCAAATCAAGGAGTATGAAGGCCGACTCGATCCCAAGCGGGGGCATGAACAAATCTCTCTTGCCGTCGAGGATTTTACCGGCGTTGAGAATCAACGATTAACAACCGCCGATTCGGTCATCCTCGTCCGCATGGGTGAGATTATCCGCAATGATTTGGACTTCTCACCGTTCTATGAAGTCGTCGAACTTGATTCTTTCTATATGCGTCACATGGAACTGGAAGTGATAACGCTTCTGGGATGGTCTCACCTGGGAGCCGAATATGTCGTCAAAGGCAAGGCGTCGTTTTCAGGAGAAAACATCAATTTCAGCTACCGGATTTACGCCGCCAAATCTCAAATGGTTTTCGCTCGCGGACGATTCCAATCAATAACAAGCAATTACCGCCGTTTGTCACATACCATCGCCAACGATATCATCTATTATCTCACCGGTGACAGAGGTATCTTTGATACGCGGATATGTTTTATGTCGAAGCGGACCGGCAACAAAGAATTATTCCTGTGCGATTATGACGGGGCTAACATCTATCAATTAACCGGAAACGGCTCGATAAACCTCTCCCCGGCTTTCGACCCTGACGGCAGACGAATACTATTCACCTCGTTTATGAATGACAAACCTCAGCTCTACGAGTATAATGTCATCGACGGAAATGTCAGCCAGATCGCCGCTTATCCGGGAATTAACTCGGCCGCGCGGGTTTCACCCGACGGCAAACATATAGTGGCCGCTTTATCCCGCGATGGCAACGCCGAATTATATCTGTTGAGACGGGATGGACGGATTAAGCGCAGACTGACCTACACCAAATCGATTGAATCGAGTCCATGCTGGTCACCGACCGGGAAGGAGATTGCCTTCTCTTCGGACAGAACCGGGTCACCCCAGATTTATATAATGGATATTGACGGCGTCAACGTCAGGAGATTAACTTATCAGGGTGGCTACAATGACTCCCCCGACTGGTCGCCCAGGGGAGACATAATTGTTTTCTTAAGCCGAGTAAACGGCAAATTTAATATCTGCACGATTGATGTTACTGGCGATAATTTTCGTGTTCTTACCGAACGGGGCAATAACGAAAACCCCCACTGGTCGCCGGACGGGAATCATATCGTTTTCTCATCAACGCGGACCGGAACGAAAGAAATTTATATCATGGATAGATTCGGATTTGAAGAAAAACGTTTGACCGCCGGAGGGGGTAATTCCAACCCGTATTGGTCCGGATATGACCGATAG
- the pal gene encoding peptidoglycan-associated lipoprotein Pal, which produces MKKLLLICGLLIIMLAVYGCGSKPPPPPEEPPVAVVDTTPPPPPPPPPPPEIKESDFVVIYFDFDKYNIRGDQKANLDNNAEVMNEFADAVVKIEGHCDERGTVEYNLALGDKRGNSVREYLVGLGISADRIEIVSYGKERPAITGSNEEAWAKNRRAEFRIILK; this is translated from the coding sequence ATGAAAAAATTACTGCTCATTTGCGGGCTATTAATTATCATGTTGGCCGTTTATGGCTGCGGGAGCAAACCTCCCCCACCGCCCGAGGAACCGCCGGTCGCGGTAGTTGATACGACACCGCCACCGCCGCCGCCACCACCACCGCCGCCGGAGATTAAAGAATCCGACTTTGTCGTTATTTATTTCGATTTTGACAAGTACAATATTCGCGGCGACCAAAAGGCGAATCTCGATAATAACGCCGAGGTGATGAACGAGTTCGCCGACGCAGTCGTTAAAATCGAAGGGCACTGTGACGAACGAGGTACGGTCGAGTATAACTTGGCGCTGGGCGACAAACGAGGAAATTCGGTCAGGGAATATTTAGTCGGTCTTGGTATCAGCGCCGACCGCATCGAAATTGTTAGTTATGGCAAAGAACGCCCGGCCATCACGGGAAGCAACGAAGAAGCCTGGGCCAAAAACCGTCGGGCCGAATTCCGAATCATCTTGAAGTAA
- a CDS encoding tetratricopeptide repeat protein: protein MRKEKRIKGYLLVVSLFSLILLFSGCATKQDVLRVEEKVNQIRADQRLLKAKIDAIDSLIASSAEQDNRLRVDMRSSVEDLNEQLNQLQNQLNDLNQMIYNFSQRVAMQPIQPQVVQQPPPAEDTTSRADDTTEVETISSVDCTELWDQAFKDMRRGQYDLALSGFSDYIKFCPEGNLLDNSQYWIAECYYEMEMNERAIEEYTKLIDGYPESEKISSAYFKIGRSYEKMDNNEKALEYYIIIQEQFPGSVQHEQVKDKIERWQKEQN, encoded by the coding sequence ATGCGAAAAGAAAAACGCATAAAGGGATACCTCCTCGTGGTATCCCTTTTTAGTCTGATACTTTTATTCTCGGGATGCGCCACCAAACAGGATGTTTTGCGGGTTGAGGAAAAGGTCAATCAGATCCGCGCCGACCAAAGACTACTGAAAGCCAAGATTGATGCCATTGATTCATTGATTGCTTCGAGTGCCGAGCAGGATAATCGTCTCCGGGTCGATATGCGATCTTCGGTTGAGGATTTGAACGAACAACTCAATCAATTGCAGAATCAGCTTAACGACCTCAACCAGATGATTTATAACTTCTCTCAACGCGTGGCCATGCAACCGATACAGCCACAGGTTGTTCAGCAACCCCCACCGGCAGAAGATACGACCTCCCGGGCAGACGACACTACCGAAGTTGAAACGATCTCATCGGTAGATTGTACCGAACTGTGGGATCAGGCCTTCAAGGATATGCGTCGCGGCCAGTATGATCTGGCTCTTTCGGGATTTTCAGATTATATCAAGTTCTGCCCCGAGGGGAATCTACTTGACAACAGCCAGTATTGGATTGCCGAATGCTATTATGAGATGGAAATGAATGAACGGGCTATCGAGGAATATACTAAGCTTATTGACGGTTATCCCGAATCCGAAAAAATATCATCAGCGTATTTTAAAATTGGCCGCTCTTATGAAAAAATGGACAACAATGAAAAGGCCCTCGAGTATTATATCATAATCCAGGAGCAATTTCCCGGGTCGGTTCAGCATGAGCAGGTCAAAGATAAGATCGAACGGTGGCAAAAAGAACAAAATTGA